From a region of the Salinispira pacifica genome:
- a CDS encoding very short patch repair endonuclease, with product MDKLTPEKRSWNMSRIKAKDTKPEILVRTFLHKHGFRFRIHRADLPGKPDIVLAKYKTVIFVHGCYWHRHQGCKNATTPKTRKDFWEKKFEANIERDKRKIFELISAGWNVIIIWECEVNDQKRMQRLPTEIRLKR from the coding sequence ATGGATAAGCTCACCCCTGAGAAAAGAAGCTGGAATATGTCTCGTATCAAAGCTAAGGATACTAAGCCGGAGATTCTTGTGCGTACCTTTCTTCATAAGCATGGCTTTAGATTTCGGATACATCGTGCGGATTTGCCTGGCAAACCTGATATTGTTTTAGCAAAATACAAGACAGTAATTTTTGTTCATGGTTGTTACTGGCATCGTCATCAGGGATGCAAAAACGCGACTACGCCTAAAACACGAAAAGATTTCTGGGAAAAAAAATTTGAAGCAAATATCGAAAGAGACAAGCGCAAAATCTTTGAGTTGATATCTGCCGGATGGAACGTGATCATTATATGGGAATGTGAGGTTAATGACCAGAAGCGAATGCAACGTTTGCCTACTGAGATAAGGTTGAAGAGGTAA
- a CDS encoding N-6 DNA methylase, whose product MKDVTRGDYRQIRDDYFAAQRLLFLGFLKDGNLTTPIEVADILQRILQVQPGESVLDPFMGGGELLLRSASEARQLSGQDKELLMVTLASVNALVSNKTVEVREADSLMKPLPGKADVVLSHIPFTPRFSMSGDPPAYMKFGMPGSNGGSYYYLSMMLHRMNRRGAALVTEGDLIRGGGEADIRRRLIEEGLIDAVIALPPGIYEGSSIGSSILLFSKERTTDSIQFIDARGLFQKIRGGVRLSEDGLNRIDRLYTKQLVEPGFSCYVKPNEVMDENAVLTVQRYTAVQEKRDRGDIAQLESRMKQLEEQMDTQRSEVNRLITKTF is encoded by the coding sequence TTGAAGGATGTTACCCGGGGCGATTACCGGCAGATCAGAGATGACTATTTTGCGGCACAGCGGCTGTTGTTTCTGGGATTTCTCAAGGATGGAAATCTGACTACGCCAATAGAGGTTGCAGATATTCTTCAGAGGATACTTCAGGTTCAACCCGGTGAATCTGTTCTGGATCCCTTCATGGGGGGCGGTGAATTGCTTCTGCGGTCCGCCTCTGAAGCCCGGCAGCTGTCGGGTCAGGATAAGGAGCTTCTCATGGTGACACTGGCTTCGGTGAATGCCCTGGTTTCCAATAAGACGGTGGAAGTGCGGGAGGCGGATTCATTGATGAAGCCTCTTCCCGGCAAGGCGGATGTGGTACTCAGCCATATTCCATTCACACCCCGGTTCTCCATGTCCGGAGATCCTCCCGCATATATGAAATTCGGTATGCCGGGAAGCAACGGCGGCAGCTACTATTATTTATCGATGATGCTTCACCGGATGAACCGGCGGGGTGCAGCCCTGGTTACCGAAGGCGATCTTATTCGGGGAGGAGGGGAGGCTGATATTCGGCGGCGGCTGATCGAAGAAGGCCTTATTGATGCGGTAATTGCACTGCCGCCGGGTATTTATGAGGGCAGTTCCATCGGATCAAGTATTCTGTTGTTCTCAAAGGAACGTACAACGGATTCTATTCAATTTATTGATGCCCGGGGACTGTTTCAAAAAATCCGTGGAGGGGTGCGTCTTTCAGAGGACGGGCTTAATAGAATAGACAGGCTGTATACCAAGCAGCTCGTTGAACCGGGATTCAGCTGTTATGTGAAGCCCAACGAGGTGATGGATGAAAATGCCGTACTGACAGTTCAACGTTACACTGCCGTACAGGAAAAGCGAGACCGGGGCGACATAGCTCAGCTTGAATCAAGAATGAAGCAGTTGGAGGAACAGATGGATACACAGCGGAGCGAAGTTAACCGGCTGATCACAAAAACCTTTTAG
- a CDS encoding PD-(D/E)XK motif protein translates to MNWKDENEIAELLRLSRNNHTIKLPVENFTDIFIGCVDNLAGFFIPTDNNTPLVLRASGIQLKRLSLVQNNLERTYIGLLSPRHLIGRNFLTMGRDFIHVATQINSRDAFHSDPESWWNSWIELTGNRISNSTVNGYWGELYCYLKLFPLLSADLKWDSLTSGSRDFSTHGWDIEVKTTSQRTGRKIKVSSEFQLSDPTRTKYLLFLRVEEFQRGIGESIDDLLHAMRSHNLSNSQFNVIDEYLKAQGIPEGHPGRKKSFKVLEEIVYTVDDSFPRISPEFFVNGQIPSGVFGISYSIDLDVCNKSLVFTKFLETIAN, encoded by the coding sequence ATGAATTGGAAAGATGAGAATGAGATAGCTGAACTACTGCGTTTATCTCGTAATAATCATACTATTAAGTTACCTGTTGAGAATTTTACAGATATCTTCATTGGATGTGTGGATAATCTTGCTGGTTTCTTTATTCCAACAGATAATAATACTCCTCTTGTGTTACGGGCATCAGGTATTCAACTAAAGAGACTATCATTAGTGCAGAATAATTTAGAAAGGACTTATATCGGATTGCTTTCACCCAGACACCTTATCGGGAGAAATTTTCTTACAATGGGACGTGATTTCATTCATGTTGCCACACAAATCAATTCCAGAGACGCTTTTCACTCTGATCCGGAATCTTGGTGGAATTCATGGATTGAACTTACAGGGAATAGAATCTCTAATTCGACAGTAAACGGTTATTGGGGTGAACTTTACTGTTATTTAAAACTTTTTCCTTTATTATCCGCAGATCTAAAATGGGACTCGCTGACTAGTGGGTCTCGTGATTTTTCGACTCATGGCTGGGATATTGAAGTGAAAACTACTTCGCAACGAACTGGTCGGAAAATTAAAGTTTCATCAGAATTTCAATTATCAGATCCAACGAGAACAAAGTATTTATTGTTCCTTCGGGTCGAAGAATTTCAAAGGGGTATAGGTGAATCTATTGATGATCTGTTACATGCGATGAGGTCACATAATCTATCCAATTCTCAGTTTAATGTAATCGATGAATATCTCAAAGCTCAAGGTATTCCAGAGGGACACCCTGGTAGAAAAAAGTCGTTTAAAGTACTCGAAGAAATTGTTTACACGGTTGATGATAGTTTTCCACGTATTTCTCCCGAATTTTTCGTCAACGGGCAGATACCTTCTGGCGTTTTTGGAATATCATATTCAATCGACTTGGATGTTTGTAATAAGTCACTTGTTTTTACAAAGTTTTTAGAAACAATAGCAAACTAG
- a CDS encoding DNA cytosine methyltransferase translates to MKIPVPVIDLFAGPGGLGEGFSSIGSGTAFNIRLSIEMEEWAHKTLTLRSFYRQFETDKVPDQYYEFVSQPFTDVGLNQLLASFPEGDKARAEACRLTLGEDNEQIYEKLNKITEGFNRGQHWVLIGGPPCQAYSLAGRVRNQGKKDYKAENDHRHFLYKEYLQIIAKYHPSVFVMENVKGILSSNVNGQNIFDNITEDLRNPNDLYASANGSTAQYKLFSLVNSSIREGDLKPAEFIIKSEDFGIPQKRHRVIILGVRTDIDVVPETLVKKAHKISVNSAISDLPALRSGLSKVKNAGLREWVEAISDFPHIKKTDFTDPPDQLDELLRRIKASIFQIQSDSRNEMDNLQKNPSRNKVFKPSWFYNPRLKSICNHESRTHMKSDLHRYLFVSCFGELFGRSPKLSEFPEQLLPNHKNAKLLSSITNFVDRFKVQLSDKPSTTVTCHISKDGHYYIHPDPTQCRSLTVREAARLQTFPDDYFFCGPRTKQYHQVGNAVPPLLANKIAAIIKKLLDEADRDG, encoded by the coding sequence ATGAAAATTCCAGTTCCGGTAATTGATTTGTTTGCAGGTCCAGGTGGTCTTGGGGAAGGCTTCTCCTCTATTGGATCAGGAACAGCATTTAACATTCGTTTGTCAATCGAGATGGAAGAGTGGGCTCATAAGACACTGACTCTCAGGTCCTTTTATCGGCAATTTGAGACTGACAAAGTTCCGGATCAGTATTACGAATTTGTCTCACAACCTTTTACTGATGTTGGTCTGAATCAGCTTTTGGCTAGTTTTCCGGAGGGTGATAAAGCTCGGGCTGAGGCCTGTAGACTTACTTTGGGTGAAGACAATGAACAGATCTACGAAAAACTAAATAAAATTACTGAAGGTTTTAATAGGGGACAGCATTGGGTCCTTATAGGAGGTCCTCCGTGTCAAGCGTATTCTTTGGCTGGGCGTGTGCGCAATCAGGGAAAAAAGGATTACAAGGCAGAGAATGATCATAGACATTTCTTGTATAAAGAATATTTACAGATAATAGCCAAGTATCATCCTTCAGTATTCGTTATGGAAAATGTTAAAGGGATACTTTCTTCCAATGTAAATGGTCAGAATATTTTTGATAATATTACGGAGGATCTCAGGAACCCAAATGATCTGTATGCCTCAGCTAATGGAAGCACTGCACAGTATAAGCTGTTTTCACTGGTCAATTCTTCAATACGTGAAGGTGATCTGAAACCAGCAGAATTCATTATTAAAAGTGAAGATTTTGGTATTCCTCAGAAGCGTCATCGTGTGATAATTCTTGGTGTCCGTACCGATATTGATGTTGTTCCGGAAACGCTGGTAAAAAAAGCCCATAAGATTTCAGTAAATTCTGCTATTTCTGATCTGCCCGCTTTGAGAAGTGGTTTGTCTAAAGTGAAAAATGCTGGTCTTAGAGAATGGGTTGAAGCTATTTCAGATTTTCCTCATATAAAAAAAACAGATTTTACCGACCCTCCCGATCAACTTGATGAACTTTTAAGGAGAATAAAAGCCTCTATTTTCCAGATACAGTCAGACTCCCGGAATGAAATGGATAACCTCCAGAAAAATCCGTCAAGAAACAAAGTTTTTAAGCCTTCATGGTTTTATAATCCCAGACTTAAATCAATCTGTAATCATGAATCTAGAACTCATATGAAATCAGATCTTCATCGTTATCTTTTTGTTTCCTGTTTCGGTGAATTATTCGGAAGATCTCCGAAACTGAGTGAATTTCCAGAACAACTTCTTCCGAACCATAAGAATGCCAAGCTGCTGTCCTCCATCACAAATTTTGTTGACAGATTTAAGGTTCAATTGAGTGATAAGCCATCAACAACCGTGACCTGTCACATTTCAAAAGATGGGCATTATTATATCCATCCAGATCCAACACAGTGCCGAAGTCTCACAGTGCGTGAAGCGGCCAGATTGCAGACGTTCCCTGATGATTATTTCTTCTGTGGCCCCCGCACAAAACAATATCACCAAGTGGGAAACGCAGTTCCACCATTACTTGCAAATAAGATAGCTGCAATAATCAAGAAATTACTGGACGAAGCAGACCGCGATGGATAA
- a CDS encoding HMA2 domain-containing protein, with product MHIISGILLSALFGLKDKSGKKGVKGFSGIISVAHQMPGRMRLTIPSLRTTSVDIVATLQKIDAIHKVEKNLISASLIITYDEHQLEDEILFGAVIQIMGLEGEIDKPVRPAAIHHIQQIIDSLNRGIYEYTGGHLDLYHSVPLILIGLGAYQFIKTRKLLLPGALTLMWWGFSSLLGRGNHDK from the coding sequence ATGCATATTATCAGCGGAATATTATTATCGGCTCTTTTTGGCCTGAAGGACAAATCAGGCAAAAAGGGAGTTAAAGGCTTCTCTGGCATCATTTCTGTGGCACATCAGATGCCGGGACGCATGAGACTGACCATTCCTTCTTTGCGTACTACCTCAGTGGACATAGTAGCTACCCTGCAAAAGATTGATGCAATACATAAGGTTGAAAAGAATCTGATTTCAGCCAGTCTGATTATCACCTACGATGAACACCAATTGGAAGATGAAATCTTATTTGGAGCTGTGATCCAGATCATGGGACTGGAAGGGGAAATTGATAAACCAGTGAGACCAGCTGCTATCCATCACATTCAACAGATTATTGATTCACTCAACCGGGGTATCTATGAATACACCGGGGGGCATCTTGATCTCTACCACAGTGTACCTTTGATACTCATCGGACTGGGGGCTTATCAGTTCATTAAAACCCGCAAGCTGCTCCTGCCCGGCGCTTTGACCCTTATGTGGTGGGGTTTTAGTTCCCTTCTAGGCCGAGGTAATCATGATAAATAA
- a CDS encoding IS5 family transposase (programmed frameshift) translates to MYRTEDKTQLSFEDFYLPFGGKLNPNNRWVQLADLIPWEDLEAEYASQFAIESGQGAPAIQFRTALGALIIKEKLGITDEETVEQIRETPYLQYLIGMQGYQDEAPFDPSMPGHSLRSLPGRASGMVHFRKRISMDMITHANELIIPKNVKKTEDDTEAEKEENPEVENSGKLLIDATCVPGDIRYPTDLSLLNESREKLETIIDVLHAKRPKGATKPRTYRQKARKDFLAVIKKRRASKNKMRKAIRKQLGYIRRNLRHIEQLAAGVGLKSLSRKQYRNMLVISEVFRQQALMYESKDHRISGRIVSISQPHIRPIVRGKAGTPVEFGMKISSANIDGYMFIDRCSWDPYNESGDLVMQAEKYRHRYGVYPESIHADQIYRTRGNRNWCKERGIRLSGPPLGRPPKDRGENRERKKLARQDELDRIAVEGTFGRAKRRYSMGRLMTKLAETSESQVAMIMLVMNLEKIRKDLFYVFIIAIRRSRKIPKSHFPVVLGYGNMAA, encoded by the exons ATGTATAGAACTGAGGACAAAACGCAGCTTTCATTTGAAGATTTCTATCTGCCATTTGGAGGCAAACTGAACCCCAATAACCGCTGGGTACAGCTTGCCGATTTAATTCCCTGGGAAGATTTAGAAGCAGAATACGCCTCACAGTTTGCTATCGAAAGCGGGCAAGGCGCTCCGGCAATACAGTTTCGGACAGCTCTGGGTGCCCTGATTATAAAGGAAAAATTAGGAATTACAGATGAGGAAACCGTGGAGCAGATTCGTGAGACGCCTTACCTGCAATATCTCATCGGAATGCAGGGGTACCAGGATGAGGCTCCTTTTGATCCATCCATGCCTGGTCACTCGCTACGCTCGTTGCCCGGCCGTGCATCCGGGATGGTGCATTTCAGAAAGCGAATCAGCATGGACATGATCACTCACGCAAATGAATTGATTATT CCGAAGAACGTAAAAAAAACTGAAGATGATACGGAAGCTGAAAAAGAAGAAAATCCTGAGGTAGAGAATAGCGGGAAGCTGCTGATTGATGCCACCTGCGTGCCCGGTGATATTCGATATCCCACAGACCTTTCCCTTTTAAATGAGAGCCGGGAAAAACTGGAAACCATCATAGACGTTCTTCACGCAAAACGGCCCAAGGGGGCGACAAAACCCCGAACCTACCGGCAGAAAGCGCGAAAGGATTTTTTGGCGGTCATCAAAAAGCGCAGAGCAAGCAAGAACAAGATGCGCAAGGCAATACGCAAGCAGCTGGGGTACATACGCCGTAATCTCCGGCATATAGAGCAATTAGCAGCAGGTGTCGGTTTGAAAAGCCTGTCACGGAAACAGTACCGGAATATGCTGGTTATCTCGGAAGTCTTTCGCCAGCAGGCACTGATGTATGAATCCAAAGATCATCGAATATCGGGCCGGATTGTGAGTATCTCCCAACCCCATATTCGACCCATCGTCAGGGGAAAAGCCGGTACCCCGGTTGAGTTCGGCATGAAGATTTCATCCGCCAATATTGACGGGTACATGTTTATCGATCGCTGTTCATGGGATCCATACAACGAGTCTGGTGATTTAGTCATGCAGGCTGAAAAGTACAGGCACAGATATGGTGTGTATCCGGAATCAATACACGCCGATCAGATTTACCGCACCAGGGGCAACCGGAATTGGTGCAAGGAACGGGGAATCAGATTATCCGGTCCGCCGCTTGGTCGTCCACCGAAAGATCGTGGAGAAAATCGAGAACGAAAGAAGCTGGCCCGTCAGGATGAGCTGGATAGAATAGCTGTCGAAGGGACATTTGGCAGAGCAAAACGACGGTACTCAATGGGTCGATTAATGACAAAGCTTGCTGAGACCAGTGAATCGCAGGTGGCCATGATCATGCTGGTGATGAACCTGGAAAAGATTCGGAAGGATCTTTTTTACGTCTTTATCATAGCTATACGGCGCAGCCGAAAAATTCCGAAGTCTCATTTCCCCGTGGTATTGGGGTATGGTAATATGGCAGCATAG
- a CDS encoding IS91 family transposase, whose amino-acid sequence MGIQNTSVLKKQKAGYLPRGRNTLHQVFERHFTDFCSRYDEEYADTFGKFRLERIQTVGEHFLTCGDYRQGKARIRCTNTNCGHDYFRPFSCKGFYLCPSCSQKRTLLFAEHLNEEVLLRLPHRQFVFTFPKCLRVFFRHNRKLFAEISKMIFAMISDFYREVAGKKIDTGMIIAHQTFGDMLRFNPHFHAILLEGGFDEEGSFVYLPFSGLEKMTECFRRTVLRFFTEKKLLTKQFAQNLLSWKHSGFSIDNSVRILDESSRDNLAQYIARPPISLKKIHYEGFKGRVLFHTHYNEYFKENVHMFKACDFRAELTQHIPPKGVQLIRRYGLYSSRIKGAWESMPHWRDRSSLRCGTTLELPNVLQPAGKTSTRARQGLRNLKISKLSRIQTFQMTHQMHALTRRHGHACCRRFTR is encoded by the coding sequence GTGGGTATACAAAATACTTCCGTACTGAAAAAGCAAAAGGCCGGATACCTTCCGCGGGGAAGAAACACCCTCCATCAGGTCTTCGAGCGTCATTTCACCGATTTCTGCAGCCGGTATGATGAGGAATATGCCGATACATTCGGGAAGTTTCGCCTCGAACGGATCCAGACGGTAGGCGAGCACTTTCTCACCTGCGGCGATTACCGGCAAGGGAAAGCCCGTATCCGCTGCACTAATACAAACTGTGGTCACGACTATTTCCGCCCTTTCTCCTGCAAGGGGTTTTATCTCTGCCCCTCCTGCAGCCAGAAGAGGACTCTTCTCTTTGCCGAACACCTGAATGAGGAAGTCCTGTTACGACTTCCTCATCGCCAATTTGTATTTACTTTTCCAAAATGCCTGCGGGTGTTCTTCCGTCACAACAGAAAACTTTTCGCGGAAATTTCAAAGATGATATTCGCCATGATAAGCGATTTCTACAGGGAAGTTGCCGGTAAAAAGATAGACACCGGAATGATCATAGCTCATCAGACGTTTGGGGATATGCTTCGTTTTAACCCTCATTTTCATGCAATTCTCCTCGAAGGCGGATTTGATGAGGAGGGAAGCTTTGTCTATCTTCCCTTCTCAGGTCTCGAGAAAATGACAGAATGCTTCAGGCGTACTGTTCTGCGGTTCTTCACCGAGAAAAAGCTGCTTACCAAGCAATTTGCCCAAAATCTACTCTCATGGAAGCACTCAGGTTTCAGTATAGACAACAGCGTTCGTATTCTCGATGAGAGCTCCCGTGATAACCTTGCCCAGTATATAGCCCGGCCTCCTATATCCTTGAAGAAGATCCATTATGAAGGGTTTAAGGGTCGGGTTCTCTTTCATACCCATTACAACGAGTATTTCAAGGAAAACGTACATATGTTCAAAGCCTGCGATTTCCGGGCGGAACTCACACAGCATATCCCTCCCAAGGGGGTGCAGCTGATACGGCGCTACGGATTGTACTCTTCCCGGATCAAAGGTGCTTGGGAGTCCATGCCGCATTGGCGGGATCGTTCCTCGCTTCGCTGCGGTACGACCCTTGAGTTGCCGAACGTGCTCCAACCGGCTGGAAAAACCAGCACGAGAGCCAGACAGGGACTTCGAAACCTGAAGATTTCGAAACTTTCGAGAATACAGACTTTTCAGATGACTCACCAGATGCACGCGCTTACAAGAAGGCATGGGCACGCTTGCTGTCGAAGGTTTACGAGATAG
- a CDS encoding transposase zinc-binding domain-containing protein, protein MGLVRGCGDYSLGMARIKCSNDDCGYEYFRPFSCKQWYLCPSCHQKRLLLFSERMTQETLLKLPHRQFEGCYPGRLPADQR, encoded by the coding sequence ATGGGTTTGGTGCGGGGATGTGGTGACTACTCCCTGGGAATGGCAAGAATCAAGTGTAGTAACGATGACTGCGGTTATGAGTATTTCCGACCATTCTCCTGCAAGCAATGGTATCTCTGCCCCTCTTGTCATCAGAAACGACTACTCCTTTTCTCTGAGCGAATGACCCAGGAGACCCTACTGAAATTGCCTCACCGCCAGTTTGAAGGATGTTACCCGGGGCGATTACCGGCAGATCAGAGATGA
- a CDS encoding HMA2 domain-containing protein codes for MVPRVKHALPGRLRLQIRGLKQLEPDSTLQKLIETELVSMIKGIKSIQSNLSSGTALVIYEPETVSEETVLNVFSSLAKTALKYYDKIKEHNPSPQMISKLGGLIAQDPDLLLGHVLELDDAVWH; via the coding sequence GTGGTGCCTCGCGTCAAGCATGCCCTGCCCGGAAGGCTAAGACTGCAAATTCGGGGTTTGAAACAACTGGAACCTGACTCTACCCTGCAGAAATTGATAGAAACCGAACTGGTTTCCATGATAAAGGGGATTAAAAGCATCCAATCCAATCTGAGCAGCGGCACTGCTCTGGTTATTTACGAACCGGAAACTGTTTCTGAAGAGACGGTACTCAATGTCTTTTCCTCCCTGGCCAAAACCGCCTTGAAATACTATGACAAGATCAAAGAACATAATCCATCCCCGCAGATGATCAGTAAACTGGGAGGCCTCATAGCTCAGGATCCTGATCTTTTGCTGGGCCATGTCCTGGAGTTAGATGATGCAGTATGGCACTGA
- a CDS encoding aminotransferase class V-fold PLP-dependent enzyme, with translation MTTETEHASISVNADYIEAKGVKVYRLGVDADGYINKEELIRILEHNHSRCSNILVSVVWANSETGVLQQIPELVEISKEYGARFHSDASQAVGRLHIDLKETGLDFLTCSGQKLHAPAGIHSSFQE, from the coding sequence ATCACTACGGAAACTGAGCATGCATCGATCAGTGTGAATGCGGACTACATCGAGGCAAAAGGCGTCAAAGTATATCGCCTCGGTGTAGACGCAGATGGATATATCAATAAAGAAGAACTGATCCGAATACTTGAGCACAATCACTCAAGGTGTTCCAATATCCTTGTTTCCGTGGTCTGGGCAAACAGTGAAACGGGTGTGCTTCAGCAGATACCTGAGCTCGTTGAGATATCAAAAGAGTACGGTGCTCGTTTCCATAGTGATGCTTCCCAAGCGGTGGGGCGGTTGCACATTGATCTAAAAGAGACTGGGCTTGATTTTTTAACCTGTTCGGGACAAAAGCTGCATGCTCCTGCCGGGATTCACAGCAGTTTTCAGGAATGA
- a CDS encoding heavy metal translocating P-type ATPase, whose translation MMQYGTESKHILACTIRHNIEGRVRIHCKALAYLDQELSEVTQALKNINGINTVAITALTTNLLINYDEKTLTIYEITDHVSSIISKFAIKVYKEDRLRKNREQVSERNLNEESPQDILKRIIISGVALIFSWFKKGKTGAPGPENLLSRFTNIQSITSLSLSGPILKNGLISLIKDGRPNADTLSSTAIIASIVTGRATSALIIILLAEIAEFLTAYSMDRTRKAIKTLLEVGEDYVWRLTEDGTQVRVPIEELNVGDSIVVHTGEKISVDGHITEGSAVIDQSAITGEYMPVKRKKGEAVFSGTVLRSGTITVQAERCGDETAVARIIKLVEEASHRKATIQAFADKFSAQFIIVNFLLALIVYMTTRSSTRALNMLIIDYSCGVRLSTATALTASIASSARQGVLIKGSNYIEQLATVDTVVMDKTGTVTEGKPAVTTVYPSHSAIDNKQILELAAAVEETSSHPLAHAILNRAKKERLSIPPHDKAETIMARGIKAVVRGQTIAVGSKRFMEDLKIDLHNVLTTVNRVAARGESVVYIARGSELVGILGIQDNLKDNVKKSVNRLRQIGIDDIILLTGDVEQQAEAIADKITADRYHAEILPEDKSEVVLQLQSLGYPVIMVGDGINDAPALAYADVGIAMGSTRTDVAMEAADITITKDNPLLIPATIKMSKKTMAIIKQNFGIAIGVNTLGLIMGSMGILPVFWGAVLHNTTTIAVVANSARMFFNDMEKK comes from the coding sequence ATGATGCAGTATGGCACTGAGTCCAAACATATCCTGGCGTGTACCATTAGACATAATATTGAAGGAAGAGTTCGCATTCACTGTAAGGCCCTGGCCTATCTCGATCAGGAATTAAGTGAAGTCACCCAGGCTTTGAAAAACATCAATGGGATTAACACAGTAGCCATAACCGCCCTTACTACCAATCTGCTTATTAACTATGATGAAAAGACACTCACTATCTATGAAATCACCGATCATGTCAGCTCCATTATTTCTAAATTTGCCATAAAGGTCTATAAAGAGGACCGACTGCGCAAAAACCGGGAACAGGTCAGTGAACGAAATCTTAATGAAGAATCACCCCAGGATATTCTAAAACGGATCATAATCTCCGGAGTAGCCCTGATCTTCAGCTGGTTTAAAAAGGGTAAGACCGGAGCTCCCGGACCGGAAAATCTGCTCAGCCGCTTTACTAATATCCAATCCATTACCAGTCTCTCTCTTTCCGGACCTATTCTCAAGAATGGCCTGATCTCCCTCATCAAAGACGGCCGGCCTAATGCCGATACCCTGAGCTCTACTGCCATCATTGCCAGCATAGTAACCGGGCGGGCCACCTCGGCACTGATCATCATCCTACTGGCGGAGATAGCAGAATTTCTGACTGCTTATAGCATGGATCGAACACGAAAGGCTATAAAGACCCTGTTGGAAGTCGGAGAAGACTATGTTTGGAGACTGACAGAAGACGGTACCCAGGTCAGAGTTCCCATTGAGGAACTCAATGTGGGAGATTCCATTGTAGTGCATACCGGTGAGAAGATTAGTGTGGACGGCCATATAACCGAGGGTAGTGCTGTGATAGATCAGTCTGCCATAACCGGTGAATATATGCCGGTCAAAAGGAAGAAGGGTGAGGCAGTCTTCTCCGGAACCGTGCTACGCTCCGGTACCATCACAGTTCAGGCCGAACGCTGCGGGGATGAAACCGCTGTGGCCCGTATCATCAAGCTGGTAGAAGAGGCCTCACACCGCAAGGCCACCATTCAGGCCTTTGCCGATAAGTTTTCTGCCCAGTTTATCATTGTGAATTTCCTCCTGGCCCTCATAGTCTATATGACCACCCGCAGTTCTACCCGGGCTCTTAACATGCTGATTATTGATTACTCCTGTGGAGTGAGGTTATCTACGGCAACCGCCCTGACTGCATCCATTGCCTCTTCAGCCCGGCAGGGTGTGTTGATCAAGGGTAGTAACTATATAGAACAATTGGCTACCGTAGATACTGTGGTCATGGATAAAACCGGAACCGTGACGGAAGGCAAACCGGCGGTAACCACAGTCTACCCTTCACACTCCGCTATAGATAATAAGCAGATCCTTGAACTGGCTGCTGCCGTAGAGGAAACCTCTTCCCACCCTCTGGCACATGCTATACTTAACCGGGCTAAGAAAGAAAGGTTGAGTATACCACCCCATGACAAGGCTGAGACTATCATGGCCCGAGGTATTAAGGCTGTGGTTAGGGGTCAGACCATCGCGGTGGGCAGTAAAAGGTTTATGGAGGATCTGAAAATCGACCTGCACAATGTACTTACTACCGTAAACCGAGTGGCCGCACGGGGGGAAAGTGTAGTATATATCGCTCGCGGTTCTGAGTTAGTAGGTATATTAGGCATACAGGACAACTTAAAAGACAATGTAAAGAAAAGTGTCAACCGCTTGAGACAGATCGGTATTGATGACATAATATTATTGACTGGAGATGTGGAACAACAGGCGGAGGCCATCGCAGATAAGATCACAGCAGACCGCTACCATGCCGAGATTCTGCCGGAGGATAAGTCCGAGGTAGTGCTGCAGCTACAGTCTCTGGGCTATCCGGTGATCATGGTGGGAGATGGTATCAACGATGCTCCTGCTCTGGCCTATGCCGATGTGGGTATCGCCATGGGCAGCACCCGCACCGATGTGGCCATGGAAGCCGCCGACATCACTATAACCAAAGACAACCCCCTGCTTATTCCTGCCACAATCAAGATGAGTAAGAAAACCATGGCTATTATCAAGCAGAACTTTGGCATCGCCATTGGAGTAAATACCCTGGGGCTTATCATGGGGTCCATGGGTATCCTGCCCGTATTCTGGGGAGCTGTGCTGCATAATACCACTACCATCGCAGTAGTGGCCAATTCAGCCCGAATGTTTTTCAATGATATGGAGAAGAAATGA